A single region of the Labeo rohita strain BAU-BD-2019 chromosome 3, IGBB_LRoh.1.0, whole genome shotgun sequence genome encodes:
- the tmem220 gene encoding transmembrane protein 220, protein MTNKMSVSFSQIIWRVCNLFMSVFFSLATYVQINDPDAALWMVGYAIPAGLCFLLCCQPQITESLLWRRMADLHVLVASTFGVILGWKLYKEGITDIFQQEEGRECCGLMLTVFWLLLCRHSGRSSVGSVRICTAVGITVFPFITWIYYYINTELRKHWPEHCTTAL, encoded by the exons ATGACGAACAAGATGAGCGTCTCGTTTTCTCAGATCATCTGGAGAgtttgtaatttattcatgtcagtATTTTTCTCGCTGGCAACTTATGTGCAG ataaatgatccAGATGCTGCTTTGTGGATG GTTGGTTATGCTATTCCAGCTGGGttgtgttttttgctttgctgtCAACCACAAATAACAG AGTCATTGTTATGGAGGAGAATGGCTGATCTGCATGTGCTTGTAGCCTCTACATTTGGAGTCATTCTGGGCTGGAAACTTTATAAAGAGGGAATTACAGACATTTTCCAACAAGAGGAAGGAAG GGAATGTTGTGGACTCATGCTGACAGTTTTCTGGCTGCTGTTGTGTCGACATTCAGGAAG GAGCTCTGTGGGCTCTGTGAGGATCTGCACTGCTGTGGGAATCACTGTGTTTCCCTTCATCACATGGATCTATTACTACATCAACACAGAGCTGAGGAAACACTGGCCTGAACACTGTACAACTGCTCTCTGA